In the Balaenoptera ricei isolate mBalRic1 chromosome 1, mBalRic1.hap2, whole genome shotgun sequence genome, TGTTCTGTTTGGTCCAAACTTTAGACTGTGTGGCACATTTCTAAGAGTGCCGGATTGGGTAACCGCTTTTCCTGTGAAGTCCTGTGTTCTTTTATGCACAATATATAGCTTTAATGAGAGTGAACATTTGTTTGGAGGATTTGCTGTATGTCAGGAGCTGTGCCGAGCGCTTAATGCATTACCCCTTTTTACCTTTATAACAAGCTGTATAGGGTAagtactatcattatccccattttacagctgaggaaatgaGGCACATAGAGGCACTGACTTTCCCGAGGTCACGTGCCTGCCGGGTGAGAAGATGGGAGTCTCAGTTCAGGAAATATGTCTCTGAAACTGATCCTCGTCCTCATTGTGCTATGCCCCTCCCCCAAATAAATACCTGGCCAATAGATTTTGCAGGGAAAACGCATCCAAACACACATTCTCCTAAGCAGCTGAATTTTGAagtgttttttcccccatttttttttttttaatcttttaaaaactctttatttCCATTCCATCCCTTTGGCTGAACATTATGAGCACAATATCTGCCCTTCTTGTATTCCCCTCTCTCGTGGAAGGCATCACTATCCAGTAACCCAAGCCCAATCTCCTTTGTCATCCCGCCACAAACAGTCATCAAATGCTAACAAGACAGCTTCCTAAATCTCTCTGGAATTGATCTCTTCCCCATTAGAGTTCCCTTTTGCAAGTCCATTTCTTCATCATAAGTCTGACATGTGAGCTCTTAATTGCTCTGCCGcagttttctcttcttcagtCAGTGGTAACAGCTTCAGGTCTGTTTGCTTTTGTAGTTCTTGTATCAAGGTCATAGTCTTATTGAAAGTAGCACACATGCGGCTCTTAGTCTCTTTATGCTCGACAGCAGTTGGTTTAAAGCGTGCATGCAAAGTTTGATAGCGAGACTTTATTGCTGACAATTCCTTTAAGAGTGTAACTGGATTTTTCATCAGTTCCAGCTTATCGACCTCTGCCTCCATGTTGAATAGTTGACCtcccccattttttaattgtggtaaaatataaataaaatttaccattttaagggacttccctggcggtccagtggttaggactctgcgctttccctactgggggcgcgggttcaatccctggcttgggagctaagatcccacaaccccgtgcagtgcgaccaaaaaaaaaaatttaccattttaaccattttaagtgcacagttcaatggcattaagtatattgacgttgttgtgcaaccatcataaTCATAGTCCGTCTCCAGAACATTTCATCTCAAACTGGAACTGCACACTCACTGAACAACTCCCCATTACCCGCTCCGCTGGCGTCTGGCAACCTCCATTCTAccttctgactctatgaatttgactagacCCCTCGTCTAAGTGGGATCACACAGtagttgtccttttgtgactggcataTTTCACTTGACCTAATAGtctcaaggttcatgcatgttgaagcatgtgtcagaatttccttcctttttaaggctgaatcctcttccactgtatgtatagaccacattttgttcatccatccatctgtccaggGACagtggttgcttccatgtttcgGCTGttgggaataatgctgctgtgaacatgggaaaCATGCTGTGAAGCATGTTTTTATGAAATTGATCAAGGAAATCAAGGCCTCAGTGGGGGGGTCCCGAGGGCCGCGCTGATGGGGAGGAGGCGCTGTCACCTCACCTCATCTTGCCCCCCGGCTCCTCTGCCATCCACCACTGCCCTTGACCATCCCTTTAGGCATCTGCCTCTCCGCCTGGCTGTGAGGACTAATGCTGGGTTTTATTGTCTTATTCCACTGCTTTACTGCCTCTTCCTGGCACCTGAAAGCCCCCGTTCCCCCCGAATCCAGGCAGCAGGGACCCTAAGAGCAGCACAGGATCTGGGGGCTCCGTGCTGAGAGGTACCTGCTCCGGGGCTTCTGAGTGGCTGCTGCTTAGGCTGCCGGGGCGGCTGGCCCAGCCCTCCTCATCCCCAAGGGGGCGCCACTCAGGGAAGACGAAGAGGTCCACTTACCCCGGTCCTCCATCCAAGCCACCCCTGTTTCCTTTCCTGGCCTCCGTTTTtgtcttctcctctccccagagcATGTCGGACAAGTGGGGACAAAGCAAGGGGAATTTGAAGATTTCTGACAGGCACAGTTcctagaaacttaaaaaaaaattttaaataaatgttccaagaggacttccctggtggcgcagtggttaagaatctgcctgccaatgcaggggacacgggttcgagccctggtcagggaagatcccacatgctgcagagcaagtaagcctgtgtgccacaactactgagcccgtgagctacaactactgagcctgcgctctagagcccgtgagccacaactactgagccctcgtgccacagctactgaagcccacacacctatatagagcccgtgctccgcaacaagagaagccaccgcgatgagaagcccgcccaccacagagaagagtagctcccgtttgctgcaactagagaaaccccgtgcacagcaacgaagacccaacgcagccaaataagtaaataaaaaaaaaaaaaaaaaaggttccaggAGATACAGTTCTGCCCTAACAAAAGAGTCTCTCAGGTGCGGGTCTCCAAAAGGTCACCAGGCTACATTACTCAGCGCTGGGTGAGGAAGTAACTGAATGCCAGGGGACTGGCTGCAAAGGGCCACCACTCCAGGAAGGGAGACTTTTCTTTCTCCACACTTGCTATTCAGAGGGCATCTTATTACACCACCACCGCATCTGTCCTTGTGAAGAAAGGACAGCAAGCTGCCTCCCACACCAAGGCAGTGTGTTCAGTCTTTCACTCCCTTAGCATTTGGGGAGCACCTGCTATGCCTTGTTCTAGGGCTGGGAAAACAGACAAACTCCCTGCCCTGCAGGAACGATTCTAGCTTGGAAAAACTGATGAATGGAGTGACACGGGCGGAAAGggctctggagaaaagggaaggaagtatGGGGTGGTGGGGAGCCATCATTTTCAACAGAGTGGTCAAGAAAAACCTCACTGGGAAAGTAACATTAGGGTAAGacctgaagaagaaagagagagcacCCGGCAGTGCTGGAGAATGTTCAGGCAGAGAaggcagcatgtgcaaaggccctgtggtggaaGGCAACAGCTAGGAAGCCAGGGTGGCTGGAGCTGAGTGGGCAGAGGGGGGATGTCAGGGGATGAGGCCAGTGAAGGGTGTGGGCGTGGCCTTCTGCACCACTGTGAAAGAAGGGAAGCCACCGGAAGGTTTGAAGCAGACACATGACATGACCTCAAGTTTTAAGAAGAGAACATCAGTTGGTGGCTGTGTGGAAAGCAGCCTGCAGGGCAAGGACAGACGCAGGGGATCAGTTACAAGGCTGTTACAATAATTCAGGCAAGAGATGGTGGCAGCGAGGGtatgagaagtggtcagattctggatatgcAGTATTTTGGAGGTAAAGCTAACAGGATTTCCTGACAGGTCAGATATTTCAATTTTAACACAGAgtagaaacaaataaaagagcCCTGGATTCGATTTCAACAAGCCTGGCTTATAGTTCTCGCTCTGCCTCCTGCTAGCCATGAGACGAGGATAAGCAGATCAACCCCTTAGATCCCagcttccttatttgtaaaaaggAAGTGAGAAATATCTGCCCCTTTACCCGACAGGTTTTTTTTGAGAGGATCAAAAGAGAACCTGAGGGTGACCACTCGCTGAAAGCTACAGAGTGCCATGCTTCTGCCAAATAAAAAAAACCTGATGATTTGTTTTAATGACAATTATATTTCTCTCCATCAGTGGAGTCTTTTACCTTGGGGAGGGGGTGCCAGAGGGATCAgccccctctctctgcctcccctctGGGTGCTGGTGTGCTGGGGTCGGGGACCTTCCCCTTCCTGTAACCTACCAAAAGTGCCACGGACAACTCTGCAGGTTGTGCCCTGTCCAAGGGCTCCTGGGTGAGATGCGGTGGGTGCTGAAATCCAGCCTGTGTGTGCCCTGCTTCAGACCTGTACCCTGATGGGGGGCTGCATCTGCCCCAGGAATGTtccttgttttgtattttttttctctaatttgcaCAAGACAGAGGATCAGGCAGCCCCAGCTGCCCCTAATTCAGCAGCTGAGGCAGAGAAGGGAAGATGCAGGTAGGGGATGAGGTGGTGAGCTTAAAGCTTCCCTGTTAGAGTAGTTTCTGTGGTCTTACAGGAGAAAACATTCTCTggggaaatctttttttaaaaaaataaatttatttatttatttttggctgcattgggtctttgttgctgcgcgcgggctttctctagttccggcgagggggggctacccctcgttgcggtgcgcgggattctccttgcggtggcttctcttgttgtggagcacaggctctaagcgcgcgggcttcagtagttgtggcgcatgggcttagttgctccgtggcatgtgggatcttcccggaccagggctcgaacctgtgtcccctgcattagcaggtggattcttaaccactgtgccaccagggaagcccttggaagTCTTCTTAACTTGGATTGATGTGGGTTGCACAAGGCAAAATTGGGGCTCTGGAATCATTTGAAGgctagagaaggaaaggaaaaaaaagcaactgaGGGATCTTACCACCGACTCCTTTCAAAGTGGCGCCATTGTAGAGAAAAGATGGAAACTTGAGATTTAGGCGGATGTGTTACACTGCGTCCCACCTGATCAGGTGCTTAGGGTGCCGAGGGCCTGATCCCACCTTGCCCTGACCCCCTGCTTTGACCTCTCAACTTCTGACCCTGAAATTCAAGTGTGGCTCCCCATTGGCATGATCTGTGCCCATCCTCTGGCTTGGTTAGCAGCTGGCTGCTCTAGCAGGCAGGCCTGGTGTCCCAACCTGGCCTCAGGCCATGGTGAGAGGGCTGCACATTTTCAAGGTCATTATCTCTCCTCCAGGTTCCCCAAACCAGGTGAGAACCAACTTTGGTAGAATGGGTTTTGTAATGTATTGTGTGTAGGGTGAgcctctgtttttctccatctttcctcTGCACGCTTCCCCTGGAAGGAGTACCCTAATTACCCTCTGGAgtagcacccctcccccactcctagATCATGAACTTTGGGCGGGGGGGTTAAATCCAGCTTAGCAACATGGCGGCCATGGGACTCGCGAGCTTCTCACTGGGGAGGGGTAAATGTCCCAGGCAGAGCAATGACATGAAATGAGCCTTTCCAGAGGATCTTTGGGTCAGACGTTCCCTACTGGACCTAACAACAGGAAGGATGGCCTGAATCTTGAGCTTCTGGGGCCTGACAATGAAACCAACCTTCAGCAGAGGTGGAGCCAAGAGCTGCCTCTCTCCTGATGGCATCA is a window encoding:
- the LOC132372972 gene encoding spindle and kinetochore-associated protein 2-like, which gives rise to MEAEVDKLELMKNPVTLLKELSAIKSRYQTLHARFKPTAVEHKETKSRMCATFNKTMTLIQELQKQTDLKLLPLTEEEKTAAEQLRAHMSDL